GCCGAGGAGCTGCGGCGGCTGGCGATCGGAGTGGCCACCGCACTGGTCGCCGTCCACCGAGCCAAGATCGTCCATCGGGACCTGAAGCCCGCGAACATTCTGCTGGGGGCGGACGGTCCCCGCGTCATCGACTTCGGCATCGCCCGGATCGAGGAGCTGTCCACCACCACCGGGACGGTCAAGGGCACCCTGCGCTACATGCCGCCGGAGCGTTACCGCGGCCGGAACGGCGACGCCAAGGTGGACGTGTGGTGCTGGGGCGCGGTGGTCCTGTTCGCCGCGACCGGCCGCCACGCCTTCGACGCGGGCACCGTCCCGGCGCTCGCCCACCAGGTCGCCACGCACGACCCGGACACCTCGATGCTCGACGCGACGCTGCGCCCCCTGGTCACCGCCGCCCTGTCCAAGGATCCCGCGGGGCGGCCCTCGGCCGATGAGCTCCTCCTCGCCCTGGTCGGCGGCACCGACCTGGCCGAGGCCGCGGACGAGGCCGTTTTCTCGCCGCCGCGCGGTGCGGGCCGGCCCTCCCGCGCCGAAGCCGCCGAGGCGGTGTACGACGCCCTCGGTCCGGGCGCGCAGGAGGCGGTGCCCCGGGTGCTGCTGCGCCTGGTGGCACCGGGCGAGCGCGCCGAGGACACTCTGCGTTCGGCGCGGGCCGACGAGTTCACCGACGACCGGGACCGTGCCGCCACGATCGATCAGGTGCTGCGGGCCTTCACCGACGCCGGTGTGCTGGTCTGGGAGGACGGCTCGGTCACCCTCGCCGGCGCGGCGCTCATCCGGGCCTGGCCAAGGCTGCGCGAGTGGGTCGACACCGAACGCGCGGGACTGGGCGTCCACCGGAGCCTCGCCGGAGCCGCCCGGCTCTGGAACGAGCATGGCCGCAAGAACAGCGACCTCTACCAGGGAACGGCGCTGGCCACGGCGCAGTCCTGGGCCGCGGCGGGCCGCCGCCACCTCACCCTCAACCTCGTCGAACACGCGTTCCTGGACGCGGCCGCCGCGCTGACCCGCCGCCGCGGCCGGCTCCGCACCCTGCTCAGTGCCGTCCTCGCCGTTCTGCTGGTGCTCGCCATCGGTGCGGCCGGAGTCGCGATCGACCAGCGCCGGACCGTGGTGAGCCAGCGCGACCGCGCCGCCTCCGCCCAGATCGCCGGACTGTCGGACACCCTTCGCCGCACGTGGCCCGACACCGCCCGCCGCCTCGCCGTCGCGGCCTGGTCGATCGCCGAGACGCCGGAGGCGTGGTCGGCGCTGGCCGCCGTACGGCATCAGATCGAGAAGGACGCCAGGCTGATTCCCGACTTCGACGTCACCGTCACCGATCTCGACGGCACGGGGCGGACTCTCGTCGCCGCAAGCGGCACCCGCGTGGGCCTCTGGGACGTCGACACGGGACGGCGGCTGGGCACGTACACGGCCGCCGCCGGGGTCTCTCAGCTGGAATTCTCCCATGACGGCGGGACGGTCGCCGTGGCCACGAACGACGATCGGATCACCGTCCTGGACGCGCCCGCGCTCCGTCCACGGAACGGGCACCGCTACCGCGCCGCCCTCGAATCCGCCAATCCCGACAGGATGGTGCTCAGCCGGAAGGGCACGTACCTGGTGGCGGGCGGCACCGCCGGAGACGGGCGAGGGTTCACGGTCTGGGACACCCGCACCGGGCGGCCCACCGTCGAGCGGACGGAGAAGCCGTTCCCCAACCCGTCCTTCTCACCGCGGGAGAACATGCTGTCGGTGACGATCGGGAGCGAAGTCACGTGGATCGATCCGCGCACCGGTGACGACATGGCCGCTCCGGACTTCGAGATCGGCGATCACGCGTTTCCCGGGCCGGTGGCCTTCGGCGCGGACGGGCGGGCCGCGATCAGTTCCGCGAAGGGAGCCGGCGTGCTTCTGCCCGGCAGTGCGCGCCCCTTCGAACTCGAGGGCGAAGTGGACCATCTCGGTGCCGAGCTGCATTTCAGTCCGGACGGCCGGTGGATCGCCTCGCGCTTCACCCTCTGGGAGGTGACGAGCGGATTCCGGGACGCCTTCGTCATGCGCCACCCGGTCGCGTCGGACGAATGCCGGAACGGCACCTTCCGCTTCTCGGCCGACGGCACCGAACTTCGCTGCGTCAGCTCCGAAGGCGTGCTGCATTCACTGGACATCAGCCGCTACACGCGGCCACCCGAATTCCTGGTGGCCGGAATCGGGGGGTTCGAGTCGGCGACCGCCAGCCGTGACGGCTCGACGCTCGCGCTGGCCATGGAAGGCGAGGCGGTCGAGATCTGGTCCACGGCACCGCTGCGCCGCAGGTTCACATTGCGTCCGGACGACCTCGCCCACAGCCCGGCGCTCAGGCTCAGCGATGACGGCCGCCTGCTCGCCCTGAGATCCGGCTCGGACGAACTCGAGATCTGGAGTATGGAGGAGAGGGCACTGATCGGAGTCCTGCCCGCCTTCCCCGGGGAAGTGGACGGCTTCGACATGGATCGCATGGCCTTCTCCCCAGACGGCAAGACGCTCGCCCGTACTCAGGGGGGCGGGAACTCCGCCTCCATCGAATTCTGGGATCTGACCACGATGAAGGTGATCCGCTCACTGCCGACGCCCGGCAGCGCATCGCGGGTGGAATTTCGTCCGGACGGCGACGCCGTGCTGACCGCCCGAGGCCTTATCGCGTTCCCTTCCGGAAAGGTGATCAAGAAGGCCCCCGCGGGCATGCACGCGAGCAGGTTCAGCGCGGACGGACGGACCCTCTACGAGGGGCCCGCGTCCTACATGAGCGCACTCCAATTCTTCGACGCCCGCACCCTCGAACGCGCGGGCAACGAATTGAGGACCGGCGAACTCGCCCAGCACGGTTCGATCGATCCTCCCTTCGCGTTCTCCCCCGGGGATGACCGGTTGCTCGCCACCGCCCACCGGGGTGCGCGGGGCGCGGAGATCAAGGTCTGGGATCTGCGGACCCGCACGCAGCTCGGCGTCACGCTCACCGGCCACCGCGACGACTACGTCATCGGAATGACCTTCACGCCGGACGGCTCCTCACTGATCAGCATGGACGGCCGAGGCACGTTCTTCACGCACACCATCGCGCCGCGCCGGCTGGCCGCCGAACTCTGCGAAATGTCCGGCGGGCTTTCCGAGCAGGAATGGGAAAGGCACATCCCGGACGTTCCGTACCGCGAGACCTGCTGACGTCGCGACGAGAACGGCGGCGCCGGCCGACGGCCGGCGCCGGGGCGGGTCAATCAGCGGGTGATGAGGGCGCGGAGGGTCTTCGTGACCTCGGCGGGGGCCTCTTCGGCCATGAAGTGGCCCCACGGGACGGTCGCGTGGACGAGGTCGGAGGCCCACGGGCGCCAGAGGGCCTCGGCGTCGTAGCCGAGTGCGGCGCCCCAGTCCTGCTGGAGGACGGTGACGGGCATCGCGAGGCGGTTGCCGGCGTCGCGGTCGGCCTGGTCGTGGACGATGTCGATGTTCGCGGACGCGCGGTAGTCGGCGACGATCGAGGGGACGGCGTCGCGGCACGCGGCCAGGTAGGCGGCGCGGACGTCGGCGGGGATCGCGTCCGGGGAACCGGCCCACAGGTCGAGGAAGTGGCCGAAGAACGCGTCGGGGGCGCCCGCGATCAGCCGTTCGGAGAGGCCGGGCGGCTGGGCCATCAGGTAGAGGTGGAAGCCGACGGCGGCGGTGACGCCGTGCATGGCGTCCCACATGTCGAGCGTCGGCAGGACGTCGAGGGTGGCGAGGTGCGTGACGGTGCCGGGGTGGTCGAGTCCGGCGCGGAACGCGACGAGGGCGCCGCGGTCGTGGCCCGCCAGGGCGAAGCGGTCGTGGCCGAGGGCGCGGGCGAGGGCGACCGTGTCGGCCGCCATGGTGCGCTTGGAGTAGGTGTCGGGGGACGTCTCGGCGGGCTTGTCGCTGTCGCCGTAGCCGCGCAGGTCGGGGACGATGACCGTGTGGTCGGCGGCCAGGTCGGCGGCGACGTGCCGCCACATCAGGTGCGTCTGCGGGAAGCCGTGCAGCAGGACGATCGGGGTGCCGGTGCCCGCGACGGCGGCGTTCAGGCGGACGCCGTCGGCGACCGGGACGCGGTGGTAGTCGAAGCCTTCGATCTTCACGGTGGTTCTCCTTCGTTCGATGTGCCTCCAGGTTGGGGCGCGTGAATGAGCAACGGATGAGCAGCTATAACCGAGGGGTGCGGTTCGGAGTGCTGGGGCCCGTCGCGGCCTGGGACGACGCGGGGAACGCCGTCGGGTTGCGGGGGCCGCGGCACCGCGCGGTGCTGGCGCGGCTGATCGTCGCGCGGCGCCGGGTGGTGCCGGTGGGGGTGCTGGTCGACGATCTGTGGGACGATCCGCCGCCGGACGCGGTGGGCGCCGTCCGGACGTTCGTGGCGGCGCTGCGGCGGGCCGTGGAGCCGGACCGTCCGCCGCGGGCGCCCGCGGAACTGCTGGTCACCGAGGGGCCCGGCTACGCGTTGCGCGCCGACGAGGTCGATGCGTGGCGGCTGGAGCGGCTGGTCGGCGAGGCGTCGTCGGCGCCGTTCGCGGAGCGGCCGGGGCCGCTGGACGAGGCGCTGGGGTTGTGGCGCGGGCCCGCGTACGCCGATTTCGCCGACGAGGACTGGGCGCACGGCGAACGGTCCCGGCTGACGGAGCTGCGGCTGCACGCCGTCGAGCTGCGCGCCGAGGCGCTGGTCGAGCTGGGGCGGGCTGCGGAGGCGGTGCCGGATCTGGACGCGCACGCGGCCGCCCGTCCGTGGCGGGAGGAGGCCTGGCGGCTGCTGGCGCTGGCCCTGTACCGGACGGGACGGCAGGGCGACGCGCTCGCGGTGCTGCGGCGGGCGAAGACGCTGCTGGTCGAGCAGCTCGGGATCGATCCGGGGCCCGGGCTGCGGGGGCTGGAGGAGGACGTTCTCCGGCAGGCGGACCGGCTCGATCCGGCGGGGGCCGCGGAGCGGGTGTGGGCGCGGGCGGCGGCCGCCTACGACCGGACGGTACGGGCGCGGTCGCGGCTGGAGTCCACGGTGGGGCTGCTGCGGGACCTCGCGGTGACGGGCGGGGACGGGCTGCTCGCGGCGCGGCGGCACCGGGTCGAGGCGGTGCACGCGGCGGAGGAGCTGGGCGATCCGGAGCTGACGGCGCGGGTGATCGGCCTCTACGACGTCCCGGCGATCTGGACGCGCGTGGACGATCCGGGGCAGGCCGCCCAGGTCGTCGCGGCCGCCGAGCGGGCCCTGGCCGCGCTGCCGGACGGACGGGACGCGACGCGGGCGCGGCTGCTCGCGACGATCGGGCTCGAGCGGCGCGGCGACCGGGGCGGGCGCGGCGCGCGGGCGGCGCGGGAGGCGGCGGCGATCGCGCGGCGGCTGGACGATCCGGCGCTGCTGGCCTTCGCGCTCAACGCGGTGTTCATGCAGACGTTCGGGCGGGCGGGTCTCGCGCCGGAGCGGGACCGCATCGGGGCGGAGCTGGTCGGGCTGGCGGCACGGAACGGGCTGGTGACGTACGAGGTGCTCGGGCATCTGGTGCGGCTGCAGGCGCGGAGCGCGCTGGGCGACTTCGGCGGCGCCGACCGGCACGCGGCGGCCGCGGACCGGCTGGCCGAGCGGTACGAGCGCCCGCTCGTCGAGGTGTTCACCCGCTGGTACGCGGCGCTGCGGCTGGCCGCGGGCGGCGCTCCGCCGGAGGCGGCCGAGGCCGCGTACCGGGACGCCGCCGCGCTGCTGCCGGACGCGGGGATGCCGGGCATGGCGGCGGGCCTGCGGCCGCTCGCGCTGCTCAGCGTGCGCGTCCTGCACGATCTGCCCGCGCGGACCGACGTCACCGGCTGGGGCCCGTACGAGCCGTGGGCGCGCCCGCTCGTCCTGCTGGCGGACGGGCGGGACGGCGAGGCGGCGGCGGCGCTGCGGCGGGTGCCGGAGCCGCCGCCCGACCTGATGCAGGAGGCGATGTGGTGCCTGGTGGCGCGGGCGGCGGTCGCGGTGGGCGACCGGGCGACGATGGCGCGGGCCCGCGCGGCGCTCGTCCCGGCGGCGGGCGAGCTGGCGGGCGCGGGCAGCGGGCTGCTCACCGTGGGGCCGGTCGCCCGGTACCTGGACGAGCTCTGATCACGGGCGTCGGGTGATCAGCGGCGTCAGGCGAACCGGCCCTGGAACGTGACGCCCTCCGGCAGCGGACGCGCGATGCGCCACAGCACGGTCACCTGGGACGAGCGGATCAGCCACCGGCCGTCCTCGATCTCGTAGCGGTCGTCGTACTCGATCGCGCTGACGGCCTCGGTGCCCGCGACCCGGTCGACCTGCCGGAACCGGAGCGTCCACGCGCCCTTCGCCCGCCCGGGGCCGAGCAGTTCGATCACCGGGTGCATCGCGTGGTGCATGTCCAGGACGACGTACCGGCCGCCGTCGTCCTGGGCGAGCCCCACGTTCCGGAAGACGGCGGTGAGGGCGTCGCGGTCGTCGAACGATCCGGTGGGGCCGTAGTCCATGGACGCGCCCTCGGCGACGAAGCAGCCCCGGAAGGCGTCGGCGTCCTTGCGGTCGCAGGCCCGCAGGTACCGGTACTTGAGCGTCTTGATCTGTTCGACGGCCTCGAGCGCGGCCACGCGTTCCTCGAGCGTCCCGGCGGCGGTGATCTCCATCCCCGGACGCTAGGCACGCCGCTCGCCGGGCGGGGCCGCCGTTCCCGCCCAGCGGGACGGGGGTTTCGCCCACGCGGACGCGGGTAGTCGACGCGGGTGGCACGCAGCGGCCCGTCCGGGCGGGGGCACCGGGGCGTCCCGCACACCGCGGACCTGCGGATCGAGGCGTGGGCGCCGTCCCGCGAGGCCTGTATCGCCGAGGCGGTGGCCGGACTGGTCGACGGCTTCGCCGACGTCTCGGCCGTCCGGCGGCTGCGCACCGTCGAGCTGGACGTGCCGCCGGGGCCGGACGAGGATCTGCTCGTGTCCGTGCTCGACGAGGTGATCTTCCGGCTGGAGGTCGAGGGCGAGATCGTGCTGGGCTCCGGGTTCGTCCCGGCGGGCGGCGGTCTCACGGCCCGGCTGACGGTCGGGGACGTGGTCGAGGCGACGGCGGTCGGGGCGGTCCCCAAGGCGGTGTCGCTGCACGGCCTGCGGTTCGGCCCCGACACCGGGATCGGCGGCTGGTCCTGCGCGGTCACGATCGACGTCTGACCCTTCGCGGCCGGCCCTTCACCGCTAGCCCTTCACGACGCCCACCGGCACGAGGCGGGCGACCTTCCGGCACAGGCCAGCGCCCTCGGCGGCCTCGACGACCGCCGACACGTCCTTGTAGGCGCCCGGATGCTCCTCGGCCAGGCCGCGCCAGGACGAGGCCCGCACGGCGATGCCGTCCCGCTCCATGGTCGTCCGCAGGTGCTTGCCGTCGACGCCCTTGGCCGCCTGGTGGCGGCTCTGCGCGCGGCCCGCGCCGTGGCAGGTGGACGCGAAGGCGGGGCCTCCCTCGACCCCGGCGAGCACGTAGGACGAGGTGCCCATCGTGCCCGGGATCAGCACGGGCTGGCCGACCCTCCGCAGGTCATCGGGCAGGTCGGGGTGCCCGGGCGGCAGGGCACGGGTGGCGCCCTTGCGGTGCACGCACAGGCGCCGGCGGCGACCGTCGACGACGTGGTCCTCGATCTTCGCGAGGTTGTGCGAGACGTCGTAGACGAGGTCGAGGCGGGCTCCGGCGGCGCGGCGGAACACCTCGCGGGCGGCCTGGGCGAGCAGCTGCCGGTTGGCGCGGCCGTAGTTCGCGGCGGCGGCCATCGCGCCCAGGTAGGCGCGCCCTTCGGGCGACTCGACCGGTGCGCAGGCGAGCTGCCGGTCGGGCACCTCGATGCCGTGCCCCGGCATCGCCCGCTCCATCTCCCGGACGTGGTCGGTGCAGATCTGGTGCCCGAGCCCGCGCGACCCGCAGTGGATCATGACGCACATCTGGTCGCGGCGGATCCCGAACGCCTCGGCGACGCCCGCGTCGTACACCTCGGCGACCCGCTGCACCTCCAGGAAGTGGTTGCCCGACCCGAGGCTGCCGACCTGCCGGGCGCCGCGCTCGACGGCCCGCTCGCTCACCCGCCCGGGGTCGGCGTCGGCGACCGCACCGGCGTCCTCGCAGCGCAGCAGGTCGCGTTCGTCGCCGTGCCCCCGCTCGACCGCGTACCGGGAGCCGCCGGTGAGGATGCCGGTCAGCTCGGCGCGTCCGGGCAGGTGCCAGACCGCGCCCCGCCCCATGCCGCGCGGGATCGCGGGGTCGAGCCCGTCCATGACGTCCCGCAGGACGGGCGCGAGCGCGGTGGCGTCGAGGTCGGCGGCGAGCAGCCGGACGCCGCACGAGATGTCGAACCCGACGCCGCCGGGCGACACGAAGCCGCCCGTGCGCGGATCGGTCGCCGCGACGCCGCCGATGGCGAACCCGTACCCCCAGTGCACGTCCGGCATGGCATAGGACGCCTCGACGACGCCCGGCAGCGTGGCGACGTCGGCGACCTGCCCGATCGCCCGGTCGACCGCGTCCACCAGCTCGCGCGACGCGAACACGACGCCGGGCACCCGCATCGCGCCGGTGCGCTCGATCCGGAACCGGTACGGCGTCTCCTGCACCAGGGCCGGGACCGTCATGCCGTGACGGGGTTCTTCAGGTAGTGCCCGAACCAGCGGACGGCCATGTCCGTCGCCTGTTCGAGGGTGCCGGGCTCCTCGAACAGGTGCGACGCCCCGGGGACGATCTCCAGCCGGTGCGTCGCGTGGTGCATCCGGCCCGCGGCGTCGTCGTTCAGCCGCAGCACCTCGGGGTCGCGGGCGCCGACGATCATCAGCACGGGCGCGCCGACGCGCTCCAGCGCCGTCCCCGCCATGTCGGGACGGCCGCCGCGGGAGACGACCGCGCCGACCCGCTCGCGGCGGTCGGCGGCGGCGGCCAGGGCCGCGGCGGCGCCGGTGCTCGCGCCGAACAGCCCGATCGGGAGCCCGGCGGTGCGGGAGTCGGCGGCGAGCCAGTCGACGGCGCCGATGAGCCGCCGGGTCAGCAGCCCGATGTCGAACCGCAGCTCCCGGGTGACGTCGTCGACCTCGCCCTCCCGCGCGGTGAGCAGGTCGATCAGCAGCGTGCCGATGCCCGCCCGGTTGAGCCCCGCGGCGACGGCCCGGTTGCGGGGGCTGTGCCGGGAGCTTCCGCTGCCGTGCGCGAAGAGCACCACGCCGCCCGGACGGTCCGGCAGGGCCAGATCGCCCGGCAGCGCAGCGTCCTCGAGTTCGAGTGTCACGTTCGCGGTGTCCATAGCGCGGGGCTACCCCCGCGCCCGCCGCCCATTCCCCCGCCCGGCGGAGTCGACGCGTCCGGCCCCCGGGCTCTGGGGTTCCCGGGGACCGGACGCCGTCAGCGGGCGTCCTGTTCCCGTTCGACCTCGCGGTTCCAGTCGCGTTTCGCGACCTGCCAGCGGTCCTCGTCGTGGCCGAGCCGCCAGTAGCCCGAGATCGACGCGCGGTCGCGGGGGACGCCGCGCTCGACGAGCAGGATCCGCCGCAGCTCCTTGACGCACCCGGCCTCGCCGTGGACGAACGCCTGGACGTCGCCGGGCGGAAAGTCCAGGTCGCGGACGGCCGCGACGAGCGCCTCGCCGGGCGGACGGTCGCCGCGGTGCAGCCACGTGATCGTCGCCTCCCCGGCCGTGTCGAGCTTCTGCTCCTCGTTCGGGCCGCTCACCTCGACGAACACGTCCGCCCGCGCCCCGGCCGGGAGCCGTTCGACGCTCGCCGCGATGGCCGGCAGGGCGCTCTCGTCCCCGGCGAGGAGGTGCCGGGCGGCGGCCGGGTCGGGGGCGTAGCCGCCACCGGGCCCGTTGAAGCGGATCTCGTCGCCCGGACGGGCGCGCGCCGCCCACGGGCCCGCGAGGCCCTCGTCGCCGTGGTGGACGACGTCGACGGTCAGCTCGCGGGCGCCCGCGTCCCACCGCCGGACGGTGTAGGTGCGCATGCGCGGCCACTGCTCGCGGGGCAGATCCCCCCGGATACGCCGCATGTCGAACGGCTCGGGGTACGCGACGCCCTCGACCGGGAACAGCAGCTTGATGTAGTGGTCGGTGTACCGGCTCGCGTCGAAGTCGCCCAGGCCCGGGCCGCCGAGCACGATGCGGATCATGTACGGCGTGATCCGTCCGGCGCTCAGCACCCGCCCGACCCTGGTGACGGGATCGCGGGGCCCGCCGCGACGTGGTGGTCCGGCCATCAGGCGACCGGTTCGGGCGGCGCGACCCCGAGTTCGTCGGCGGCCGCCCGCAGTTCGCCCCACACCTTCGCCGACACCGGGACGCCCTTCGCGGCGCGGGTCTCGGCGGTGGCGGCGCTCCGCTCCCCCGGGTAGACGATCTCGGTGTCCTCGTCGGCGCGCGGCAGGCCCTTGACGGTGTCGAGGGTGGCGGCGGCCGCCGCGGCGAAGCCGTCCCCGCCGAAGTGCGCCGGGTCGAGGGCGATGATCAGCGCGTTCTGCCGGTGCCTGCGGCCGTCCGGGTCGTCGCCGTGGAAGGACGACAGCACGGGCGCGCCCAGCAGGACGCTCGTGATCAGCTCGAACATCAGCGACATGCCCGCGCCCTTGGCGCCGCCCAGCGGCAGCGGCATCGTGGCGACGGCCGGGTCGGTGGTGGGGACGCCGTCGGCGGTCGCGGCGGTCCCCTCGGGGAGCTCCTTGCCCGCGTTGCGGTACTGGGCGATCTTGCCGAGGGCGATCTGGGCGGTCGCCATGTCGAGCAGGGCGGGCGGGCGCCCGGCGGCGGGCACCGCGATCGACAGCGGGCTGGTCGCCACGGCGGCGCCCTTGACGCCGGTGTAGCCCATGTTCGGCATCCCGGCGACGAACGCGACGCCGACGAGCCCGGCCTCGGCGATCCGCGACGTGTAGTAGCCGATCGCGCCGGTGTGGACGGTGGTGCGCACCCCCACCGCGCCGATCCCGGCGGCCCGGGCCCGTTTCACCGCCTCGTCGGCGGCGGCGGTCAGCGCGACGGGACCCGGCGCGCGGTCGGCGTCCAGGACGGCCGCGGCGGGGGCATCGGACACGATGCGGACGTCCGGGTCGCGGTTCGCGACGCCGGAGTCGAACATCTCGAGGTAGCGGGGAACGCGGGTGGCGCCGTGGGAGTCGACGCCGCGCAGGCTCGCCCAGGTCAGCACGTCGGCCAGGGTGGCGGCGTGCTCGGCCCGGACGCCGACGCGGGCGAACAGGTCGGTGACGAAGCCCTTCAGCTCCGCGGCGGGGACCACGACTTTCGCAGGTGGCATGGGTATGTTCGCTCCGTTGGTTCAGCGGGAGACCGAGATGTTCACGACGGCGGTCGTGCCGGCCCGGACGGCCTTCATCGCCCGGTCCAGCGCGGGCGCGAGTTCGTCCGGCTTCTCGACCGCCTCGGCGTGCATGTCGAACGGTTCGGCGAACCGCGACAGTTCGGGCTGCCCGGACAGGTCGACGCCGCGGAAGTCGCCGGTCCGCACCGCCGCGCCGTCCGGGTAGAACCGCAGGTGGTTCATCTTCATCGACCGGTACTCGCGGTTGTTGAAGACGACGATCAGCAGCGGCAGCCCGTGGGTCTTCGCGGCGTCGAGGGACTGGACGATCGGGTTGTACATGAACGATCCGTCGCCCACGGTGAGGACGACCGGACGGTCCGGCGCGGCGAGCTTCACCCCGAGCGCGACGGCGATCCCCTGGCCGAGGCCGCCCTGCACGTAGAAGTAGGAGTCGGGGGTGCCGCGCCGCAGGTGCCGCTTGACGAACCGGCTGTGGGTGATCGTCTCGTCCACGATGATCGGG
The nucleotide sequence above comes from Actinomadura algeriensis. Encoded proteins:
- a CDS encoding WD40 repeat domain-containing serine/threonine-protein kinase, with translation MAEPLHPGDPRQLGAYYLDARLGAGGQGVVYEGYGPDGGRVAIKALHSVGDGFRDLLRKEVMAWRKVAPFCTTKVLHADLDGPTPYVVSEHVAGPDLAQAVARGGPYAAEELRRLAIGVATALVAVHRAKIVHRDLKPANILLGADGPRVIDFGIARIEELSTTTGTVKGTLRYMPPERYRGRNGDAKVDVWCWGAVVLFAATGRHAFDAGTVPALAHQVATHDPDTSMLDATLRPLVTAALSKDPAGRPSADELLLALVGGTDLAEAADEAVFSPPRGAGRPSRAEAAEAVYDALGPGAQEAVPRVLLRLVAPGERAEDTLRSARADEFTDDRDRAATIDQVLRAFTDAGVLVWEDGSVTLAGAALIRAWPRLREWVDTERAGLGVHRSLAGAARLWNEHGRKNSDLYQGTALATAQSWAAAGRRHLTLNLVEHAFLDAAAALTRRRGRLRTLLSAVLAVLLVLAIGAAGVAIDQRRTVVSQRDRAASAQIAGLSDTLRRTWPDTARRLAVAAWSIAETPEAWSALAAVRHQIEKDARLIPDFDVTVTDLDGTGRTLVAASGTRVGLWDVDTGRRLGTYTAAAGVSQLEFSHDGGTVAVATNDDRITVLDAPALRPRNGHRYRAALESANPDRMVLSRKGTYLVAGGTAGDGRGFTVWDTRTGRPTVERTEKPFPNPSFSPRENMLSVTIGSEVTWIDPRTGDDMAAPDFEIGDHAFPGPVAFGADGRAAISSAKGAGVLLPGSARPFELEGEVDHLGAELHFSPDGRWIASRFTLWEVTSGFRDAFVMRHPVASDECRNGTFRFSADGTELRCVSSEGVLHSLDISRYTRPPEFLVAGIGGFESATASRDGSTLALAMEGEAVEIWSTAPLRRRFTLRPDDLAHSPALRLSDDGRLLALRSGSDELEIWSMEERALIGVLPAFPGEVDGFDMDRMAFSPDGKTLARTQGGGNSASIEFWDLTTMKVIRSLPTPGSASRVEFRPDGDAVLTARGLIAFPSGKVIKKAPAGMHASRFSADGRTLYEGPASYMSALQFFDARTLERAGNELRTGELAQHGSIDPPFAFSPGDDRLLATAHRGARGAEIKVWDLRTRTQLGVTLTGHRDDYVIGMTFTPDGSSLISMDGRGTFFTHTIAPRRLAAELCEMSGGLSEQEWERHIPDVPYRETC
- a CDS encoding alpha/beta fold hydrolase — translated: MKIEGFDYHRVPVADGVRLNAAVAGTGTPIVLLHGFPQTHLMWRHVAADLAADHTVIVPDLRGYGDSDKPAETSPDTYSKRTMAADTVALARALGHDRFALAGHDRGALVAFRAGLDHPGTVTHLATLDVLPTLDMWDAMHGVTAAVGFHLYLMAQPPGLSERLIAGAPDAFFGHFLDLWAGSPDAIPADVRAAYLAACRDAVPSIVADYRASANIDIVHDQADRDAGNRLAMPVTVLQQDWGAALGYDAEALWRPWASDLVHATVPWGHFMAEEAPAEVTKTLRALITR
- a CDS encoding AfsR/SARP family transcriptional regulator, producing MSSYNRGVRFGVLGPVAAWDDAGNAVGLRGPRHRAVLARLIVARRRVVPVGVLVDDLWDDPPPDAVGAVRTFVAALRRAVEPDRPPRAPAELLVTEGPGYALRADEVDAWRLERLVGEASSAPFAERPGPLDEALGLWRGPAYADFADEDWAHGERSRLTELRLHAVELRAEALVELGRAAEAVPDLDAHAAARPWREEAWRLLALALYRTGRQGDALAVLRRAKTLLVEQLGIDPGPGLRGLEEDVLRQADRLDPAGAAERVWARAAAAYDRTVRARSRLESTVGLLRDLAVTGGDGLLAARRHRVEAVHAAEELGDPELTARVIGLYDVPAIWTRVDDPGQAAQVVAAAERALAALPDGRDATRARLLATIGLERRGDRGGRGARAAREAAAIARRLDDPALLAFALNAVFMQTFGRAGLAPERDRIGAELVGLAARNGLVTYEVLGHLVRLQARSALGDFGGADRHAAAADRLAERYERPLVEVFTRWYAALRLAAGGAPPEAAEAAYRDAAALLPDAGMPGMAAGLRPLALLSVRVLHDLPARTDVTGWGPYEPWARPLVLLADGRDGEAAAALRRVPEPPPDLMQEAMWCLVARAAVAVGDRATMARARAALVPAAGELAGAGSGLLTVGPVARYLDEL
- a CDS encoding nuclear transport factor 2 family protein; the protein is MEITAAGTLEERVAALEAVEQIKTLKYRYLRACDRKDADAFRGCFVAEGASMDYGPTGSFDDRDALTAVFRNVGLAQDDGGRYVVLDMHHAMHPVIELLGPGRAKGAWTLRFRQVDRVAGTEAVSAIEYDDRYEIEDGRWLIRSSQVTVLWRIARPLPEGVTFQGRFA
- a CDS encoding archease, encoding MARSGPSGRGHRGVPHTADLRIEAWAPSREACIAEAVAGLVDGFADVSAVRRLRTVELDVPPGPDEDLLVSVLDEVIFRLEVEGEIVLGSGFVPAGGGLTARLTVGDVVEATAVGAVPKAVSLHGLRFGPDTGIGGWSCAVTIDV
- a CDS encoding RtcB family protein, with the protein product MTVPALVQETPYRFRIERTGAMRVPGVVFASRELVDAVDRAIGQVADVATLPGVVEASYAMPDVHWGYGFAIGGVAATDPRTGGFVSPGGVGFDISCGVRLLAADLDATALAPVLRDVMDGLDPAIPRGMGRGAVWHLPGRAELTGILTGGSRYAVERGHGDERDLLRCEDAGAVADADPGRVSERAVERGARQVGSLGSGNHFLEVQRVAEVYDAGVAEAFGIRRDQMCVMIHCGSRGLGHQICTDHVREMERAMPGHGIEVPDRQLACAPVESPEGRAYLGAMAAAANYGRANRQLLAQAAREVFRRAAGARLDLVYDVSHNLAKIEDHVVDGRRRRLCVHRKGATRALPPGHPDLPDDLRRVGQPVLIPGTMGTSSYVLAGVEGGPAFASTCHGAGRAQSRHQAAKGVDGKHLRTTMERDGIAVRASSWRGLAEEHPGAYKDVSAVVEAAEGAGLCRKVARLVPVGVVKG
- a CDS encoding dienelactone hydrolase family protein, translating into MDTANVTLELEDAALPGDLALPDRPGGVVLFAHGSGSSRHSPRNRAVAAGLNRAGIGTLLIDLLTAREGEVDDVTRELRFDIGLLTRRLIGAVDWLAADSRTAGLPIGLFGASTGAAAALAAAADRRERVGAVVSRGGRPDMAGTALERVGAPVLMIVGARDPEVLRLNDDAAGRMHHATHRLEIVPGASHLFEEPGTLEQATDMAVRWFGHYLKNPVTA
- a CDS encoding siderophore-interacting protein produces the protein MAGPPRRGGPRDPVTRVGRVLSAGRITPYMIRIVLGGPGLGDFDASRYTDHYIKLLFPVEGVAYPEPFDMRRIRGDLPREQWPRMRTYTVRRWDAGARELTVDVVHHGDEGLAGPWAARARPGDEIRFNGPGGGYAPDPAAARHLLAGDESALPAIAASVERLPAGARADVFVEVSGPNEEQKLDTAGEATITWLHRGDRPPGEALVAAVRDLDFPPGDVQAFVHGEAGCVKELRRILLVERGVPRDRASISGYWRLGHDEDRWQVAKRDWNREVEREQDAR